GTAAGTCTGATTATAAGAAGATAAATCTTCAACAGTATTCACTGCTTTCTCAACTGCAGGATAATAATGTAACGAATCACTGGCAACAATTTTTTGAAGATGCTGAAatggtaaaataattaattaattattaaatatacaagtaaataaatataacctaaAAGTTGTCAATATATGCAATAATAACCTGTTTGTGTTTTACTAAATCTTCGACGCACAAATTATCTTTTACATAAAGAAGAACAGGAGGaagattttctaatttcttacGTAAAAACGAATCGAATTCTTTGCTGGTAGTTTTTAAAAACGGGTTCACTGCGGTTGTTGGTAAATCCGAATTAACGGAACCGCCCCATAATAGTACAGGTACCGCATTATCGGCGTATAATGGTAAAATTTGATACGTAACAAGTAATATAAGAACATAATTGAAAACACAACGAAACCCTGTCATGATGCTTTTAACTAAACTGATTTGGGCGAGTCAGATAGGTACTGATCAGATCGTCCACTATCGAGCAGAAAGCAACGGATCACCTGACTTAGAATCATATGACAGACGTCACGTGACAATTTTGTTTCCGGATTTTAAACTAACATCCATTTTGAATTGCATCAATTTGCtttgtaaaattaaacatttaactacctaaatgaaattttaatacacATAAAATTGTTGTCGATGCTAAAtagatatattttaaaatagtaTTTGAATGATTGTGAGACACCAAAATGGAAGCGAAGAAAGAAACTGTTATGTATTCGGTTTGTATAATCctgtaaatttaaataacaaataaaataattatattaatttattattgtttcgTTAGCAACTCCAACCATGGAGTACAGTAGGTGTATTACCTTGTATGGAACAAATTGCTGGTCCACCAATTTCAATCAGAGTTggagaattttataaaactcCAAAACCACATCCTTGGCGACCTACTTTAGGATATGAAACGGTAGAAGCAGCTCCTTTGTaaggaattatttttaacttttaaaaATACTTGTTTCAAACTATTTGCATGAAAGTTTACTTTGAaatctttttccttctttagGCCTGCTCAGCCGATGACAAACTTACTTAGCAATACTTGTTACACGCCGAATGGTATGGCTACAGAACCATTGCGATTTCCAAATCTGGTGACCGGTTTTGATCGAAATCCTGCACACGGAGCACGAGCTGCGCTCTATACAAGATACGGTCCATACGAATGGGTGCAAAATCAGCTTAGGCTTTACAATGAATCGGATAGCAATAGAAACTTTTCTGAAAACTTGCGACAGGACACCATTCGAATGATGCGGTAAATTTGCTAATATGTACATAAATACATGCCAAGTATTGAACAACAACGacaatttatatgtatattaaactacattattatatctacagaGAAGCCGATGAGAAAGTACAAAACGGTCAAACCGAAACTGGTCGTAAATTGGGAGAAAGAATTACAGATACCACTTTTTGGAGAAACGAGGTAGCTGGAGAATTAGAACgattaataatagaaaatataaagatGCAAGAATGTCGTCGAGGTTTACAAACTGCAATACAAAGTTTAGAGGGTCAATTGCACATAGCGCAAGAATGTCTATATTATCGTGAAGCGAGAACAGgtttactttattttactttacttattttctgtattaaaaaattagtaaATATTGTCAGTACATATTTAAAGTTGATACTTTTGGAAATGTAAATAGGTTCTGACTTGGTACACGACCAAGCTGAAGCTGCTCTTCTAAAAGAAGTGGAAGTAGTTAGAAATTgtcaaaataaattagaacATTTCACTGCTAAATGCATTAATCAAGTAGGTTTGAAACCATAATTGTACATTGAGTGTTCAGTACTATTCACACTCTTAGAAGGCTTCCTTCATTTTCAATTCAGCTTACAAATAGTAGGGCAGTACAAAATCAATTAGAAATTGacataagaaataaagaatctGCGCTTGGTATTGATATTACGTGCCACCAGATGAACAACTACAGTCGTGGATTGAAATATTATGGTGGTATTGAGAAATATGATCCTAGGTAAACAATATGATTTATAGCGGTAAATTGTAGTTTATGATCGTGATttaaatgttaaattattaaattttattttaagcgTTACAGAAGCTGAATCTTGGATGGAAGCCTCCAATAGTGTAGTAAAAAAATCACAAGCAGAAAGGTCAAAATCAAATCAATTACGAAGTGACATTGAAATCGCAATAGATGCGGTTGGACATGAAATGTGGGAAGCATGGGGTAATACGAATAATGCTTTGGCCAGAAGAGCGGCAGAAATGCTGGAAGCTAAAGAGAAATTACAAATACATTTGCACAAAGTAATCGCAATAATATTTAActcttatacatatgtacatggTAGCCGAATTTAAATCGTACTTCTTTTGGCTATAGACTCAACAAGAAatctttgaaattgaaaaaaatttgcaattaatACAAAAAGCTATTGCTGACAAAAGTTCGGCGCTAAAAGTTGCACACACGCGTCTAGAGAGCCGAACGCATCGACCCGAAGCAGAGCTGTGTAAAGATTACGCACAGATTAGGTATCGTTAAAGAAATTTGCATTACAGCGCGTACACGCAGCCACTAAAACTGTATGTGGTTTCATTATGTTGTAGAATGGTCGAAGAAGTTGAAACTataaattttatgataaaCGACATGAATTTAAAACTGCAGAGATTCGAAGCACAACATCAACAACTTTTACGTACCAGATCCAATTTAGAAACTGATTTAAAATCTAAAGTTGATGCATTGTTTATTGATAGAGAAAAATGTATGGGTATGCGAAGAAGTTATCCAATTGCATCGGTtataaagttttaaattacACGTACGTATTGAAACGTGAAGtacttatattttttattaattttttgtttgcATGGTGTTGTCTGTTTTGCataatacttttaattatttaatcaattttataaaaatttaataaaaatattttctttgtattaaCATTTTTGTATAGCAATTTAATAGTAGTACACAAAGGTATTTTCATTAAGGAAATTATAAAtctataatattttatcattaatgTAAGGTAATATCACATTAATCATTTTGTATAGAATTCGTACTTACTAACTAACTAACTAACAGATCAAGTCTAACTGTACAACATTATGACTGTATACCTATTCGCGAAAGCTTAGTTGTCAAAAACAACTTATAAAGTAGTATGTACAAAGTTTTATAACAAGGTTTCTTCCATGTAAAAAGTAGTACATTGTAAAGATTTTTTTTCAGAAATGTAAATTTCAATGTATGTTTCTAGTCCACTTAAAAGCAGCTACAGTATCATAGATTTTCGTTACAGTTGAATCTGTATCATACTCATCTTTCAAGTAacaaattttaacattttcttGTGGGTGACATTCCAAAACGTTCcatttttcaaacaattttaaagaattttttattggATCAACACACAAACTCTCACCTACaaacattgaaaatattttaatttatagtaTGTATGTTGATAATTTGTAAAAACATAACTATAAATTGTTACTTACCATAGTTTACAATACCACGATCTAAATTCGTTTTCAgttcatttaaaatttcatgaatTAAATCTCCTTCAGATAATGATCGGCCTACTAATTTTCTAAGAGTAAAAGCACTGAAAGTATACGTATCAACTAACGGTCGTAATAACATATGAAGGAATTCCATACGTTCGGCGTGTTCTGGTACTAAACTCAACTGTCAAAAAacattaaaatgaattatactCGTCCTGATTAAAACGaaactttaattaataaaaaattgctcACTTTATATTGAATACTTCTACTCCtatttgtattataatattcttCGTCTGAACTATCGTCGAAAGTTTGCGCGTACCTTCTACTCCATAATTCTTCTTGTAAACAACATTCCTAccaaataatttgaataagtGATTGTTGATTGACCAAATCGGCTACATTAATGTACAGTACCTCTTGTGAAGTAATGATCTCTGTATGTGACAAATTTTGAATAGTTTCCGTAATAATGTGCTCCAATTCTTGGCACGGTTTGCAGAAAATAAATTcgtatttaaaaatatcacaaaGTTTAAGggaattttgaattaaacGATTTTGAGATACTGTAATGTTATTTTCCGCGATAGCAACTGGGTCATTGATTTGTGAGTGCAATTCAGCATACAAAGCTGTtactgaaaaatataattaacacgATATAACACAGTTTTTTATTAACGAATAAGTTAAAGATCAATGTGTGCCTTCTTACCTACTATGCTGTCCATAACATAACACGCAAGCATTGTATTACTGTAATAGGATAATTCGATTACATTTGGTAAAATCGATACAGGACGGATCGCGATCACATTATTTGATTTGACTGGCTGACCACTAACAGCTTCCGTAATTTCTTGTCGTTGTTGTTTTACCAAACCTGGACCTAAAATATCAAGCTGAAAAAAATAATCAGGTACATAGATTTATTGTATAGATTCTTACTACAATACATTATCGTTAACATATTGAATTTTACTAACTGCATGATTTATAATATCAATGTTTTCACCACAGAATGCAATATCATGGTGACGAGATTCCAAATCCTGTCTTATTATCCGAAATGCTTCAACCAATTTATCCAGAGTACAACCATCTCGAAATTTATTTAAGAGTAAGAATGCAACAACGTTGGTAGACATTATCGGCATCGAGCAGGCACaatctaataaaaatgattaggTAATTATTGTTACATTAACAACATTCGATGtaatagaattttagaattttagatatttagaatttaaaattaatccTTTGTTTTTACCGTGTACAACGTGCCGTGCAATACTATCAACTAACTGCCGATATTCTTCCATAATGACGTCTGTACCATAAAGCGATGAACTCGACACTGTGTATTTCAAAGGTTTTTCAGACGGCATTATTTTTCCTCCAGTTAATTTGTTTTGTTGATTTTGAAACGATTTTAACATTTCCTATCGATTAAAATCGAATAACATTAGAATGATAAAAATctaatgtaaaatatattgaaagtTAAGAAAAAGTATCTTACCCTAAGTGAAAACGGTTGACAAAAATCAACCTTAACAATACCATAATTGCCCCTTAAGGTTGACCATATACCTTGAATCGTGGAGCTAAAAGTTTCCATTTTCTTTGGCTGACCTAACTGTTCTCTAACAAAATTTCCATCCACGAGACGTTCATAATTCATTGCAACGGGTACTAGTAGTGCATCTTCAATAATTCCATCCATGTATGCATCAACAATAACACTCAAAATGCCACCTTTTGGCATACATGGTTTACCCGTTCTTGTACGGCCACCCTCTATAAAGAATTCTATGTTATGACCCGCTCGTAAGCTTTCCATTACGTATGTATGAAGAGTAGCGCGATAAAGAACATCTTTGCGGCCTACAATGGGGTCAATTCGgcgttttataaaaaatgcgCCTAAGCCTCGTAAAAACCACCTATTTAACGAAACAGGTAATCAGTAAAATTATACAACAGAATATATTGATtataaagagagagagagagagagagagagagattaTAAACAATAATATACCCGAAAAACGGAATTTTCAGATTATCACCAGCTGCAATCAATGGATCtctaatattatttgttagCAGAATGAAACTGATCATAATATAATCTAAATGACTTCGGTGTAAAGGAAGCAATATCAAAGGAAGGCCAGTCTCATTTGCTTTCTTCAGCATCTCTATTTGAGAAGGTAATACTACTGCAGATTGTATAAAACATGGCAATAACTTATAAAGAATCCACGAAGttattttaagtaaaatatTGCTTAATCTGCTTTCCATTTGATATAATATAGTTTTTGCTCTTTCCTGCGCCTTCGCCAAGGCTACGTTTTCGCTAACACCTTCATTGCTAACAGTTTCTGAAGCAGTTAATATGATTGCTTCCTTTAATCTTTCATCTGCAAGGACctgtaaaacaaaattttctacaaaatgtACAAGAGATAAGGGGATTCAGAGGATTCTGATATACatgtaaaattcttttaaatctACAACTTACCGTTTCTGTTATCCTTGGGTAATCATACTCTTTACAACTATAAACATGTGAAATACAATTAAACACTTTAGAAAACAGTGACAAGCCTGGATTAACTATCAATATATTTAAGCCAAATGGCATATGCTGCTTGTTAATAGTATTTACCAATGAATTCTgcaagaaaagaagaattaagTCACCTGTTTATCGATAAAATTAAGATATAAACTTACATGTAGAAGAAAATGGatagttaattttttatcGTTAATTTGTGGAAGAAAAAATCAAGGAAGATAAACGCATTGTAACATTACTTTAACCATGCATGGTTGACTTACATGTACTGGATATCCATGTACCACGATAATGCGCAACCATCGTGAAAAAAGTCCACGTGGTTCTTcgtacatttttttttgttttttctttcttttctttttttttgttttcccaATAATTATCTCGCGGTTGTGTCGGTTATCATTACTAGGATGCCGATTACATTTGAACTTTGCTGATACATAGTTCATTGATACATAAACATATCAATGTACGAAAATAATTAGTTTAACTTTGAAGGTGATCAATTTTTATCACTGAAAGTACTTACACTGTTCCTTATCAATGCTCGTAATTATCCGATAACGGTGCATTGCATTTGATCTTAAATATTATGGATGTATTTAAATAGCAtcgaaaaaagagaaaaaataagTCTCAATATTACTACAGTAATCGTAGTATGTAAtcataattgaataaaatgtcaaattaaatatacaaCAAGTGTCACGCGATTGCGTGTAGAATTCAATTATTCTACTAATCAAATAAATTGGTAGAATTCGATGAAATAGTTACATAATTAAATGCGCGTTGAAAGATGGCGTGTTAATTAGGTAACGTATGGTTTGTAATTGTATATCTACTTGTACACGATGATACTTAATATTTCAACTGTAACTTTATTATGATTATACACTAAAAATCGTacttttatgaaaaaaaaaaaagaaaaaaaaaagataagttACTGCAAAGAAAAACTTGGATACATGTTAAAGCATGTGAATATTCGCAATTCTGCACGCAGCCTGGCTACAAGATTGCAagataaatgtatttttagtCGTAGAGAAGAGCGTGAACTTGCGACATTCTATTAATCGCCGAAGAATGCGTACTTACTTGTTAAAGTTACAGAATAACTGGTATAGAACTTGTATTACATTTCTTCAttctaattttcaaaattttatgcTATAATACAGAAACAATTGAGTggctaattttaattattgattcACTGTTGTATACGTTTCATAGGTCTAGCTCATGATTGATCCAAAGGATCTATAATTCTTATACGATGACGATTATCTTCCTTGAAGTTTAAGCAATAGCAAACAATACCTtactaaagaaaaaaaattcactCACTCTAGATGATGGAGTGCAATTGTTGCAACAGTAATGTAGATAGGaagatttttctttaacaaGTGGAGCCAATGGCTCGGTTTCTTTGATTTTATACAGAGAGTTTTCGCGAATCTTTCTTGCTTGCTCCCTGTCTTGTATCTTTTTCCTATGCAATTGTTGTCCAGCTCGACGAAGTTCTGTAACATAAACATTTTatgttacaaatattattttttttttcttcgattaCTTCTCTGTTTACTTAATATTTCGACAAATCTTACCGTCCAACGAGAATCGAGTGGTGGATGATTCTGTATTTCGCCTTACTTCCGTCCTGGTCTCCCATTTCGCGTATACTTCTTGTAAACGCGTTGAAAGTATATCAACCATGCTGGGAGCTCTGCGatcgtgtaaaaaaaaaaaaaaaatattacactAAAAATAAGACTGAACCGAGTATAACTGAAGCGCAATTTTACGGGGTTTGCACttgaaaaatgatgatgaATTATTTACGCTCGATCTCCGATACTTTTAACGAGTCGACACGGTCGAGTAGAATTCAAACAGAGCGAATacgattttttcttctatttcttttgCCTCAAACATATCTCCTTGAGTTACTGACAAGCGgatgaaaagagaaatagaaacgggtattataaaaaataatagagCGTGAAAAAACGACAAATTTTGTATGCTTCTTAAAAGCAAAGATTTGCAAAGTTTCGTGAATCAACGATGATGATAAATTGTACATCGAACGTGACAAGTCGAAAATTAGAGTCTCGGTAAACTTTAACCCTGTTACACCATTCTGGTTGATTTCGAATGACCCAGGAAAAAATTCCATCTTGTACCTATGTCAACAGACATTTTACCTTTTTATTTCCCATTGAAACCTATCTTACGCTTAACTTTGTAAAAACAATGAAACGAATAACAACTCGGGAAAAGAGATTCCTAGTCACGCGATCTGAATTGCACAGATAGATCAGGTATCGGTTATATAAAGCAGTATTAAATGTTCCAGTGTCCTAACgtgttaaaaatattgaagtaCGTATATGTAACCAGAAATCGGTAGCTTGGTATCATGAGAGAAatgaaggaaaaaagaaaaactaatAATCTttctgaaaaaattatttgtttatcGAATGCTACAGCTCGTCAAGATGATTCTTTAACACTGGTACACGCAATAATTCATTGGATGACACAACGTCTTCTTCGAAGGAGTTGATAAGTACATATCGCGATCATATTTTGTGCATGTACTACGAACGTTGTACCATTTCAGTAACAATGAACATTTTTCCAAAGAAATCAAGTATAAGGTTTAGGGGTTGTTCTATTAACAATAATTGTCAAAGTCCAAGCtgataacagtatcgtgaGAGACAAACGTCACGAAGAGATGCGATCGATTACGTGTAGCGCTACAAACAGCTGGTTGGTTTTTCATACAATAAATGATTTAGTATGTTGTTGCTAATGTTTCTTCtcattttattcttgaatCGCATTTATTAgcttattttaaatgaaaaaattcttgcaaaaaaagaaaaaaatcgtGTCAATCATTTTCTGATCCACTGTATACTGTATACGCGTATGTTTCATTGCCAGTGAAAGCATTGAACGATTATATTTATCTTTCTTTCGATATTTAATCGTTTGTTTAAATCAAGTCTTCCGCGTTTCTATTAGACCGTTACTTAAGAAATGAATACTTCATTGCAAACCATTTTCATAAGTTTATCTAATAAGCACCGTTATCTTTGATTTCAAATAGAAAACAAGGAATCAATTGCATAATGCATATGCATGTGCGATTCTAAACGAGATGTTTTTTGTCAGCAatacgtttaaaaattacagCAGTATTTGAGTAAAATCGCTGCAATGATTAATTCAGGAAATAACGACACGAAGTGTATTAATGTAATATCATTTTATCGCTAATTGTAAACATTCTTTTTGTAAGCAAAACCTTTCGTTATTTCGTTAGAGAAATGCACTTTGTTCCCTGGATCATACGAGAACGACTTTCGATGTCCCCTGAACCAAGTTTACACCAAGTTTCGACAAAACCTTTTATTCTTAAACTGATAATGATAAATAGTAAATTAAAATGAGTTTCAAGCAAATAagataatttcttattttgtaatagtatactcaatatttcaaagttcgaataaaagaagaaattacgTTATACccattatatgtatgtatagaataTGTACTCCGCTCGTTTCTGTAATAATCtcatgtacatacatatgcgCATAGATAAAgcttattaaaatgaaattactatAATTGCAAGTTGACAAGATACCATCTTTAGGTACTCGTGAAATGATCGAGAATCTCGATTTGTAAGTTCAAATTAAGATTATCAATTGTTTCATAAGTCAACAACTCCGatctttaatatttatttaaaatacaatagGTAACGTTGTACAAAGGGGAGAGAATACGTTACCTGTAGTTGAAAAAATAGAAGAGGACTccgaaaaaaaggaaaatctCAACGAACCCATCCATTTTTCAGTCGTGTAACACGCGATGatgatatttttctctttccaccgaaataaaaagaaaagtactGGTACGTTTTTACCAGTCAACAAAGAGCATGGATGTGACCTCAACTGCTTCTTGCCATGATTTCAATCACAGTTTATCCTATTTCGTTTAatcatatatacatatatatgtatgtgtatacaTTAACGATCCTTGTAAACTTTGCAGCGCGTCGATTgccgtgaaaaaaaatattaccgAACACTTCCATAAACAAATCCATAGATTGAAATGGCAAATGATTGAATGGGTATCGTTAGCGTTATTCGCCGCCCCCGATCCCTCGTAGTAACTTTTCTTCGCAAACCTTTGAAATAAAAGCAGTAATACGAAAGGCTGCTTCGGTCGTGACAAACGTCAACTTTCTACTGCAATACGTTAAGTAACCACCAACAATATTCCCCGTAGACAGTTCACTGACTCGCTTAACTTGACTAACGATGCAACGCCGGAATGATGTTCGCGTATGACAACAGAAtacgttttttcttttcttttaaaatgcACTCAGAAACTACATATAACCCTCTTACAATTAGAACGTTTATCGTTTTACAAATAACTTCAAAACATTCACGAATGGAAACGAAATGACAACTTTAAAACAATTTAACATCGTTTACATAATTGGCGCTTTAACTTGCCATTAGAATCGAcatgttttaaaattataatttttagaagCAAACAAACTGTTTTACAATTACaatcttttttctcttttagtTTCGATTAAGTACTGACGTTTTCATCTTTAACAGATTCATTTGAATGAAAGAAATACCTTATTTTCAACAATGTTCTTATTTTTAGCAATAATAAAGAATCAATTCATATATTCTATACGaaattagatttttttataaaacaaagaGTCACTTTCAGTTTCAGTTTCATTCGACAATCGATGTAACCACCGCAAAGGTTGAATCATAACTGTATCTGAAGCATCGAGAACCACATGGTATACGCGGTAAATCACATCAacaggaaatattaaataatctgcatcaatttttcgtttttatttttttttttcctatcAAAAACGTGACCATTTGTCAATGTCAACTTAAAAATGATAAGATTATGATATGGAAATAGTTACGAAATTCGTACTATAATCCCTCACAAAAATAGGATTAACGAAGACCAGGGTAATGAAGGCATTTTATTTTGCATGAATCAATCAAATATGTTattgattaaatttaaataacaaagGAAACAGaatgtaattacaattctgtcTATATTCCTGTTACTTTGTTacaacaatattataacatatgCACAAACAAATTGCACATACATAATTTGATTCGAAATGCACTGATCTGTCGCGATATAACACATTAATTCaactaaaaatatttcaacatttAAAGATCAGATGTCCTTCGAcggaaataaaaaagaaaagattgtCTTTGTTATTGTGTATCTCACAGGGTACACCATGCGACGAACAACATCTTGAGTAACAAAAACGGTATGACCTGGTGTCCAGTTAGTTCCATGCAACTCGTAAATTAATCCTATTGAAAGCCATTACCGTTTTATGTTGCTCCTttattgtatgtatgtacgtcAATTTGTAAGAGGACATTAAGATTCGCTGTCTGAATATGTATACGATCGGGAAGATTCATTGGTAGTCTAAACTACGAAAGAACGGTTTCGTGCAAGGCTCGTGTTAAACGCTTTCTTCTTTTACGCGCTACTTtcacaaattaaaaatagtgaACATGAAAAAACGATTCAATTTTTGTTAtgttttttcccctcttttaCTTGTTATTCTCGATTAAAATAATCCACGTGAATGATTGATTAATTCTTGTCATGTGTTACCTTTACAGTCTACACCATCGTGTCGTTATTTTACTTTGTTTTTGCTTTTCAAGAATTATTCAAAGATaggatatacatatacatatatatataagtagtatgtacatacatattatcaatttttagtACTAGACTTTTTTATTGcatcaataaaaaataattataacaaaGTTCGCTCAGCATTGTGGCATAATTTTactatttatatacatatgtacttaAATACGATGTTAAAAACAATACAAAACATAACctttatatgtacataatatattttgaatttattttacaaacaaaACTTACCTTGTACTGACGTTCGAAAAAAAGATCTCAGGATCACATgaaatgttaaattaattacttaaaaCACATCTATCTATATAATTCAAAACACTAACGATAAGGGATACGTTATACGCCACATGACGCCACACATTGCAGCACCGTGCAGAACATAACAGCGTGACGCGTATAcatataccgcagttcaccagagtccataactgcgacgcgcaggttggaagatggtgggggaacgcagcgagctctccgctaatcgctttccacttcgttttggagtatcgccaatcagggagAAGATGCGCacgaaagaacgaaaactggtcttttcgcagttatggactagGAAACACGTGTTATCACTATTTATATATATCACCAATCACTATATAAAAGTGTAGAAATAACCTACTGATTGTCAAAAAacaatatttgttaaaattgatagaaaatttagttaagaataattgaaattacaaaaacaTGGGGGTGagtaaaatatcattttatattattttaataaaattattaccaTTTTAACCTAATTGTATTCttacataaatgaaatagaaaaagttaaaaattagTGCAATTAAGAGAAATAatcaaaaaagaaataaacttACAAAGCAAGGAAAGCTTAAAGCAAGACGACATAAACcattaaagaaacaaattcAGAAAACAATAGCTCCACCTCCTGAATCTATCGAAGAGGAAAGTGATGATAACATTTTGGATATGGTCGAAGAAGAGGATTTAGAATTTCTTAGAGATGCTGTTTCAAATAAGTCCTATAATTTACTGAAACAAATTCGTTTTAACGAGTATGTTaagatatataaattataacaaGTTTCTATTTAGATTTTGGTTTAAAATTAtcatacattatatgtaatttagAACAGTTGatggcagaaaaaataacaagcACAATAAAAGGGAGAATGATGAAACATTAGAggataaatatgaaaatagtATATCAAAAGTAATTGAAAAAGAAGGTGCAAAAACAGTTCGCATGTTACTTCCTACAAAATCTCAAAGTGGAATTatagaaacaaaattaattgaagaaaatGTTAATGAAGACAGTGACAATAAGTCTGATGAGGAACAAAATAAACAGAATGATAACATGGAAATAGAATTGGATTTACATGTAAGATGtaactaaattttatactCCACTATTAATATAACGATGCCTTATATATCTAAATGGTAATTGATATTTTAgactgaaaataaagatgcaAATAAGGAACCTGTATCTATGATAGAACTTTTAGCATGTCGTAGAGATGTATTAAGATCTAAACGTATAAAAATAGGATTACTATCTAGTAGTCTTTTAGAAGCACCTGAAAGTAAatgtgaaaatttcaaagtattGCTAGAGTTTATGGAAGAAACTGATCCAGAAGTGTACATTAGCGTTCGAAAGTTAGCAACTGTATC
The genomic region above belongs to Osmia bicornis bicornis chromosome 9, iOsmBic2.1, whole genome shotgun sequence and contains:
- the LOC114877472 gene encoding glycerol-3-phosphate acyltransferase 1, mitochondrial isoform X2; translated protein: MVDILSTRLQEVYAKWETRTEVRRNTESSTTRFSLDELRRAGQQLHRKKIQDREQARKIRENSLYKIKETEPLAPLVKEKSSYLHYCCNNCTPSSRNSLVNTINKQHMPFGLNILIVNPGLSLFSKVFNCISHVYSCKEYDYPRITETVLADERLKEAIILTASETVSNEGVSENVALAKAQERAKTILYQMESRLSNILLKITSWILYKLLPCFIQSAVVLPSQIEMLKKANETGLPLILLPLHRSHLDYIMISFILLTNNIRDPLIAAGDNLKIPFFGWFLRGLGAFFIKRRIDPIVGRKDVLYRATLHTYVMESLRAGHNIEFFIEGGRTRTGKPCMPKGGILSVIVDAYMDGIIEDALLVPVAMNYERLVDGNFVREQLGQPKKMETFSSTIQGIWSTLRGNYGIVKVDFCQPFSLREMLKSFQNQQNKLTGGKIMPSEKPLKYTVSSSSLYGTDVIMEEYRQLVDSIARHVVHDCACSMPIMSTNVVAFLLLNKFRDGCTLDKLVEAFRIIRQDLESRHHDIAFCGENIDIINHALDILGPGLVKQQRQEITEAVSGQPVKSNNVIAIRPVSILPNVIELSYYSNTMLACYVMDSIVVTALYAELHSQINDPVAIAENNITVSQNRLIQNSLKLCDIFKYEFIFCKPCQELEHIITETIQNLSHTEIITSQEECCLQEELWSRRYAQTFDDSSDEEYYNTNRSRSIQYKLSLVPEHAERMEFLHMLLRPLVDTYTFSAFTLRKLVGRSLSEGDLIHEILNELKTNLDRGIVNYGESLCVDPIKNSLKLFEKWNVLECHPQENVKICYLKDEYDTDSTVTKIYDTVAAFKWTRNIH
- the LOC114877472 gene encoding glycerol-3-phosphate acyltransferase 1, mitochondrial isoform X1, with the protein product MDGFVEIFLFFGVLFYFFNYRAPSMVDILSTRLQEVYAKWETRTEVRRNTESSTTRFSLDELRRAGQQLHRKKIQDREQARKIRENSLYKIKETEPLAPLVKEKSSYLHYCCNNCTPSSRNSLVNTINKQHMPFGLNILIVNPGLSLFSKVFNCISHVYSCKEYDYPRITETVLADERLKEAIILTASETVSNEGVSENVALAKAQERAKTILYQMESRLSNILLKITSWILYKLLPCFIQSAVVLPSQIEMLKKANETGLPLILLPLHRSHLDYIMISFILLTNNIRDPLIAAGDNLKIPFFGWFLRGLGAFFIKRRIDPIVGRKDVLYRATLHTYVMESLRAGHNIEFFIEGGRTRTGKPCMPKGGILSVIVDAYMDGIIEDALLVPVAMNYERLVDGNFVREQLGQPKKMETFSSTIQGIWSTLRGNYGIVKVDFCQPFSLREMLKSFQNQQNKLTGGKIMPSEKPLKYTVSSSSLYGTDVIMEEYRQLVDSIARHVVHDCACSMPIMSTNVVAFLLLNKFRDGCTLDKLVEAFRIIRQDLESRHHDIAFCGENIDIINHALDILGPGLVKQQRQEITEAVSGQPVKSNNVIAIRPVSILPNVIELSYYSNTMLACYVMDSIVVTALYAELHSQINDPVAIAENNITVSQNRLIQNSLKLCDIFKYEFIFCKPCQELEHIITETIQNLSHTEIITSQEECCLQEELWSRRYAQTFDDSSDEEYYNTNRSRSIQYKLSLVPEHAERMEFLHMLLRPLVDTYTFSAFTLRKLVGRSLSEGDLIHEILNELKTNLDRGIVNYGESLCVDPIKNSLKLFEKWNVLECHPQENVKICYLKDEYDTDSTVTKIYDTVAAFKWTRNIH